Proteins from a single region of Synechococcus sp. WH 8109:
- the rsmH gene encoding 16S rRNA (cytosine(1402)-N(4))-methyltransferase RsmH, with protein MPPFSHEPVLADAVLDAARQIPRPDGLLIDATLGGGGHSARLLQQHPSLRLIGLDQDATARAAAAERLAPFGARVSIVATNFADYVPPEPAVMVLADLGVSSPQLDVAERGFSFRLDGPLDMRMNASGEGETAAELIDRLEENELADLIYGYGEERLSRRIARRIKADLKDKGSYEGTAALAYAVAGCYPPKARRGRIHPATRTFQALRIAVNDELGVLDRLLQQAPDWLEPEGLLGIISFHSLEDRRVKTAFLRDERLKRITRKPVVATEQEEEANPRSRSAKLRVAQRLNPV; from the coding sequence GTGCCCCCCTTCAGCCATGAGCCTGTTCTGGCCGATGCGGTGCTGGATGCGGCCCGGCAGATCCCGCGTCCGGATGGTCTGTTGATCGATGCCACTCTCGGCGGCGGCGGCCACAGCGCCCGATTGCTGCAGCAGCATCCGAGCCTGCGCCTGATCGGCTTGGACCAGGACGCTACGGCCCGGGCTGCGGCGGCGGAGCGTCTGGCCCCCTTCGGCGCTCGCGTCTCGATCGTGGCCACCAACTTTGCCGACTACGTGCCGCCCGAGCCCGCCGTGATGGTGTTGGCGGATCTGGGGGTGAGCAGCCCGCAGCTGGATGTGGCGGAGCGGGGCTTCAGTTTTCGCCTGGATGGTCCCTTGGACATGCGGATGAATGCCAGCGGTGAAGGTGAGACCGCGGCTGAGCTGATTGATCGCCTGGAGGAGAACGAGTTGGCAGATCTGATCTATGGCTATGGAGAGGAGCGGCTCTCCCGCCGCATCGCCCGGCGGATCAAAGCCGACCTTAAGGACAAGGGCTCCTATGAGGGCACCGCGGCCTTGGCCTACGCGGTGGCTGGTTGCTATCCCCCAAAGGCGCGGCGGGGGCGGATTCACCCCGCCACCCGCACCTTCCAGGCCCTGCGTATTGCGGTGAATGATGAGCTTGGGGTGCTGGATCGGCTGCTGCAGCAGGCTCCTGACTGGCTTGAGCCCGAGGGCTTGCTGGGAATCATCAGTTTCCATTCCCTGGAAGACCGCCGCGTCAAGACCGCTTTCCTGCGCGATGAACGCCTGAAACGGATCACCCGCAAGCCTGTCGTGGCCACCGAGCAGGAGGAAGAGGCCAATCCCCGCAGTCGCAGTGCCAAATTGCGGGTGGCCCAGCGTTTGAACCCTGTTTAG
- a CDS encoding cysteine desulfurase family protein translates to MIATSACIVLSGSALAFDFQATTPCAAEVVKAMAPFWSADWGNPSSRQHRLGLSASAAVKLARRQLAEALGVKPERLVFTSGATEANNLALLGHARALGRGHLISVATEHHAVLDPLRQLQREGFSVTLLTPSPDGLISPEQLEEAITTETRLVSVMAANNEIGVLQPLEQLGALCQSYGITLHSDGAQAFGTLPLNPDALGVDLLSLSAHKLYGPKGIGALVLREGIAIEPLQWGGGQEAGLRAGTLPTALIVGFAAAARMALEERDQRNSRLQQLRDQLWEGLQQRLPGVLLNGAMAPRLPHNLNISLPGVNGSRLHRALRPHLACSSGSACSNGAPSHVLQAIGRSRAEAEASLRLSLGRETKAADVDQAITAITDAATAAGFLSGR, encoded by the coding sequence ATGATCGCAACATCTGCCTGCATCGTCCTGAGCGGCTCGGCTCTCGCCTTTGATTTCCAGGCCACCACCCCCTGTGCGGCCGAGGTGGTGAAGGCGATGGCGCCTTTCTGGAGTGCGGACTGGGGCAATCCCTCCAGCCGCCAGCATCGGCTAGGTCTCAGCGCCTCTGCAGCGGTGAAGCTGGCGCGGCGCCAGCTGGCGGAGGCGTTAGGGGTGAAGCCGGAACGGCTGGTGTTCACCAGTGGTGCAACCGAAGCCAACAACCTGGCGCTGCTGGGCCATGCCCGCGCCCTGGGGAGAGGCCATCTGATCAGCGTGGCCACCGAACACCACGCCGTGCTCGATCCGCTCCGGCAACTGCAACGGGAAGGCTTCAGCGTCACCCTGCTGACCCCGAGCCCCGATGGACTGATCAGCCCCGAGCAGCTGGAGGAGGCGATTACTACCGAAACGCGGCTGGTGAGCGTGATGGCGGCCAACAATGAAATCGGCGTGCTTCAACCGCTCGAACAGCTGGGTGCCCTCTGCCAGTCTTATGGCATCACTCTGCATAGCGATGGGGCCCAGGCCTTCGGGACGCTGCCACTGAACCCTGATGCCCTGGGGGTTGACCTACTCAGCCTCAGTGCCCACAAGCTCTACGGGCCCAAGGGCATCGGAGCCCTGGTGCTGCGAGAGGGCATCGCAATCGAACCGCTGCAATGGGGGGGCGGCCAGGAAGCGGGGCTCCGGGCCGGCACCCTGCCCACCGCCTTGATCGTGGGCTTTGCCGCCGCCGCCCGCATGGCGCTGGAAGAGCGGGATCAACGGAACAGCCGGCTGCAGCAGCTGCGCGATCAGCTCTGGGAAGGCCTGCAGCAACGCCTCCCTGGCGTGCTGCTCAATGGAGCCATGGCCCCACGACTGCCCCACAACCTCAACATCAGCCTGCCCGGGGTGAACGGCAGCCGCCTGCACCGGGCCCTGCGCCCCCACTTGGCCTGCAGCAGTGGCTCCGCCTGCAGCAACGGTGCCCCGTCCCACGTGCTGCAAGCGATCGGCCGCTCGCGCGCTGAAGCCGAAGCCTCTCTGCGGCTCAGCCTGGGGCGCGAGACCAAAGCCGCCGACGTGGATCAGGCCATCACAGCGATCACCGACGCCGCAACTGCCGCCGGGTTCCTCAGCGGTCGCTAA
- a CDS encoding NAD(P)H-quinone oxidoreductase subunit H — protein sequence MTQLETRTEPMVVNFGPHHPSMHGVLRLVVTLDGEDVVDCEPVIGYLHRGMEKIAENRTNVMFVPYVSRMDYAAGMFYEAIVVNAPEKLANIPVPKRASYIRVLMLELNRIANHLLWLGPFLADVGAQTPFFYIFREREMIYDLWEAATGQRLINNNYFRIGGVAADLPWGWLEKCRDFCDWFGPKIDEYEKLITNNPIFRRRIEGLGTIEKEDAINWSLSGPMLRASGVPWDLRKVDHYECYDDFDWQVAWEQEGDCYARYRVRIEEMRQSLKILRQACDMIPGGPTENLEAKRLNEGKGSDAAGFDFQYVAKKVAPTFKIPNGELYTRLESGKGEIGVFIQGNNDVTPWRFKIRAADSNNLQILPHILKGHKVADIMAILGSIDVIMGSVDR from the coding sequence ATGACGCAGCTGGAAACGCGCACGGAGCCCATGGTGGTGAACTTCGGGCCTCACCACCCCTCAATGCATGGGGTGCTGCGGCTCGTGGTCACACTCGATGGTGAGGACGTGGTCGACTGCGAACCGGTGATCGGTTATCTCCATCGCGGCATGGAGAAAATCGCCGAGAACCGCACGAACGTGATGTTCGTGCCCTACGTCAGCCGCATGGACTATGCGGCAGGGATGTTCTACGAAGCGATCGTAGTGAACGCCCCGGAAAAACTGGCGAACATCCCAGTACCTAAGAGGGCGAGCTACATCCGGGTGCTGATGCTGGAACTCAACCGCATTGCCAACCACCTGCTCTGGCTTGGACCATTCCTGGCGGACGTGGGAGCCCAGACCCCGTTTTTCTACATCTTCCGCGAGCGGGAGATGATCTATGACCTCTGGGAAGCCGCCACCGGCCAGCGGCTGATCAACAACAACTATTTCCGCATTGGCGGCGTCGCCGCTGACCTGCCCTGGGGATGGCTGGAGAAATGCCGTGATTTCTGCGACTGGTTCGGCCCCAAGATTGATGAATACGAAAAGCTGATCACCAACAACCCGATTTTCCGGCGCCGGATTGAAGGCCTGGGAACGATCGAGAAGGAAGACGCCATCAACTGGAGCCTCTCCGGCCCGATGCTTCGCGCCTCCGGTGTTCCCTGGGATCTACGCAAGGTAGATCACTACGAGTGCTACGACGACTTCGACTGGCAGGTGGCCTGGGAGCAGGAAGGCGACTGCTACGCCCGCTATCGCGTGCGCATCGAAGAAATGCGCCAGTCGCTCAAGATCCTGCGCCAGGCCTGCGACATGATCCCCGGCGGCCCCACCGAAAACCTTGAGGCCAAGCGTCTCAACGAAGGCAAGGGCAGCGACGCCGCAGGCTTTGACTTCCAGTACGTGGCCAAGAAGGTGGCGCCCACCTTCAAGATCCCCAACGGCGAGCTTTACACCCGGCTGGAATCAGGCAAGGGCGAGATCGGCGTGTTCATCCAGGGCAACAACGACGTGACTCCCTGGCGCTTCAAGATCCGTGCTGCCGACAGCAACAACCTGCAGATCCTTCCCCACATCCTCAAGGGGCACAAGGTGGCGGACATCATGGCCATACTCGGTTCCATCGACGTGATCATGGGATCGGTGGATCGCTGA
- the menC gene encoding o-succinylbenzoate synthase — translation MTLRLQRRRFRFALLQPLRTAAGELRERCGWLLRLDDDQGAVGWGEVAPLQQQQFTACEQALAALPDELPQAQLEAVLRVAPGPIGFGLGAALAELQGVVGAASPQGWLKAPAPALLLPAGEAMPAALEAAAASMGGLESCAFKWKVATAPDGLERQLLEQLLQRLPPTARLRLDANGGWDRSTAEAWMQRLRDDPRLDWLEQPLVVEDQAGLEQLAALGPVALDESLDQNPELRRSWSGWQVRRPALEGDPRLLLRELQAGLPQRMLSTAFETGIGRRWLEHLAGLQAQGPTPAAPGLAPGWTPAGPMFSNDPEQVWAAAA, via the coding sequence ATGACGCTCCGACTGCAGCGTCGCCGCTTCCGCTTTGCCCTGCTGCAGCCGCTGCGCACCGCAGCCGGCGAGCTGCGGGAGCGCTGCGGCTGGTTGCTGCGGCTGGATGACGATCAGGGGGCCGTGGGCTGGGGCGAAGTGGCTCCGCTTCAGCAGCAGCAGTTCACGGCCTGCGAGCAGGCTCTCGCTGCGCTGCCGGACGAGCTTCCTCAGGCTCAGCTGGAGGCTGTATTGCGGGTGGCTCCAGGGCCGATCGGTTTTGGCCTTGGGGCGGCCTTGGCGGAGCTGCAGGGTGTGGTGGGTGCTGCTTCGCCCCAGGGCTGGCTCAAGGCTCCTGCCCCTGCGCTGTTGCTGCCGGCTGGTGAGGCCATGCCTGCGGCACTTGAGGCTGCTGCGGCATCGATGGGTGGCCTGGAGAGCTGCGCCTTCAAGTGGAAGGTGGCCACGGCGCCGGATGGCCTGGAGCGGCAGCTGCTCGAGCAGCTGCTCCAGCGGCTGCCGCCCACGGCCCGATTGCGTTTGGATGCCAATGGCGGCTGGGACCGCAGCACGGCTGAGGCCTGGATGCAGCGGTTGCGCGATGACCCGCGCCTGGACTGGTTGGAGCAGCCGCTGGTGGTGGAGGATCAAGCCGGCCTGGAGCAGTTAGCGGCGCTGGGGCCGGTGGCTCTCGATGAATCCCTTGACCAGAACCCGGAGCTGCGCCGCAGCTGGAGCGGCTGGCAGGTGCGTCGGCCCGCGCTGGAGGGCGATCCCCGCCTGCTGTTGCGGGAGCTGCAGGCGGGGCTGCCCCAACGGATGCTGAGCACAGCGTTTGAAACCGGTATTGGTCGGCGCTGGCTGGAGCATCTGGCCGGTCTTCAGGCCCAGGGGCCCACGCCGGCGGCACCGGGTCTGGCCCCCGGCTGGACGCCAGCGGGGCCGATGTTCTCCAACGATCCAGAGCAGGTCTGGGCTGCGGCGGCATGA
- a CDS encoding TM2 domain-containing protein: MSNKKLAAGLLGIFLGSLGIDKFVLGCNNVAIVMLVVSLTGGLLACGVATGLMSKIGLLEGIIYLTKATDEVRESYLD, encoded by the coding sequence ATCAGCAATAAGAAGCTCGCAGCTGGATTGCTAGGGATTTTTTTAGGCTCATTAGGTATTGATAAATTTGTTCTCGGTTGCAACAATGTCGCGATCGTCATGCTGGTTGTAAGTCTCACGGGCGGCCTTCTTGCTTGCGGTGTCGCAACGGGTTTGATGTCAAAGATTGGCTTACTTGAGGGCATAATTTATCTCACTAAGGCCACAGATGAGGTCCGTGAGTCTTATTTAGACTAG
- a CDS encoding AMP-binding protein translates to MSELKRLEQGLAVGQWMPLSPEAEAAPIAQLPPGPGVLVRSGGSSGGSRCCAQPSLHLDRSAAATARWLTGIGVDPASTLLLNPLPLAHVSGLMPWWRSRCWGAGHQSLTPGLMKTPIELLAFCQGLPAWGKNPAVLSLVPTQLARLLVHPDGVAFLQRLQLIWIGGAALPAPLADQARALQLPLAPCYGSTETAAMVAALPPDRFLTGEPGCGDPLVDVELRLAADGALQVRTDRLALGCWRADQPDRWESLGDGDGWWRSGDQAALTPGLQIAGRIDGAIHSGGETVFPEQLEERLMVALQAASLPVNAVLLLGVDDPLWGQRLVALIRLEEGPVPMDEWSRLEVRFRAMTASWMPAERPMAWHHCAGLEPTEAGKWQRQRWKNWLQSQDSAEMP, encoded by the coding sequence ATGAGCGAGCTCAAGCGGCTGGAGCAGGGGCTTGCGGTGGGGCAGTGGATGCCCCTATCGCCCGAGGCGGAAGCGGCCCCCATCGCTCAGTTGCCTCCGGGCCCGGGGGTGCTGGTGCGCAGTGGTGGCAGCAGTGGCGGCAGCCGTTGCTGCGCCCAGCCGTCGCTGCATCTGGACCGTTCGGCCGCCGCCACCGCCCGTTGGTTGACGGGCATCGGCGTGGACCCCGCGTCCACCCTGCTGCTCAATCCTCTCCCGCTGGCCCATGTGAGTGGTCTGATGCCCTGGTGGCGCAGCCGCTGCTGGGGCGCGGGGCATCAGTCACTGACGCCGGGGTTGATGAAAACCCCCATCGAACTGCTCGCGTTCTGTCAGGGTTTGCCGGCTTGGGGCAAGAACCCTGCCGTGCTGTCGTTGGTGCCCACGCAGCTGGCGCGCCTGCTGGTCCATCCCGATGGGGTGGCCTTTCTGCAGCGGCTGCAGTTGATCTGGATCGGTGGTGCTGCTCTCCCGGCGCCGTTGGCGGATCAGGCGCGTGCCTTGCAGCTGCCGCTGGCGCCCTGTTATGGGTCGACGGAGACGGCGGCGATGGTGGCGGCGCTCCCGCCGGACCGCTTTTTGACCGGCGAGCCCGGGTGTGGGGACCCGCTGGTGGATGTGGAGCTGCGGCTGGCCGCTGATGGGGCGCTTCAGGTGCGCACCGATCGGTTGGCTTTGGGTTGTTGGCGGGCGGATCAGCCGGATCGGTGGGAATCGCTCGGGGATGGCGATGGCTGGTGGCGCTCCGGGGATCAGGCCGCGTTGACCCCAGGCCTCCAGATTGCGGGGCGAATCGATGGCGCCATCCACTCCGGTGGAGAAACCGTGTTCCCCGAGCAGCTGGAGGAGCGCTTGATGGTGGCGCTGCAGGCGGCATCGCTCCCGGTGAATGCCGTGCTGCTTCTTGGTGTGGACGATCCGCTGTGGGGGCAGAGGTTGGTGGCCCTGATTCGCTTGGAGGAAGGGCCCGTTCCCATGGATGAATGGTCTCGGCTGGAAGTTCGTTTTAGGGCGATGACGGCTTCATGGATGCCAGCTGAACGACCAATGGCTTGGCATCACTGCGCAGGGTTGGAGCCAACGGAAGCGGGGAAATGGCAACGCCAGCGTTGGAAGAACTGGTTGCAGTCGCAAGACTCTGCAGAAATGCCTTAA
- a CDS encoding thioesterase family protein, protein MPSPDHWLQLKRHVRFGDTDAAGVMHFHQLLRWCHEAWEDSLQRHGIAAESVFPGCRGQAAWPDIALPVVHCEADFVRPVHGGDCLQVLLEPQRLDPGSFEVRSRFQIDEIDVARGLIRHVAISTNTRQRCPLPEAIDLWLEASGMGRLSSL, encoded by the coding sequence GTGCCCTCCCCCGACCACTGGCTTCAACTCAAGCGCCACGTCCGCTTTGGCGACACCGATGCTGCAGGCGTGATGCACTTTCACCAGCTGCTGCGCTGGTGTCATGAGGCCTGGGAAGACAGTCTCCAGCGCCACGGAATTGCAGCTGAATCAGTCTTCCCAGGCTGCCGAGGGCAAGCCGCATGGCCTGACATCGCTCTGCCTGTGGTGCACTGCGAGGCGGATTTCGTCAGGCCGGTGCACGGCGGTGATTGCTTGCAGGTTCTGCTCGAGCCGCAGCGTCTCGACCCGGGCTCCTTTGAAGTACGAAGCCGGTTCCAAATCGATGAGATCGATGTAGCCCGGGGCTTAATCCGGCATGTCGCCATCTCCACGAACACGCGCCAGCGCTGCCCTCTGCCTGAAGCGATCGATCTCTGGCTCGAGGCCTCCGGCATGGGACGACTCAGCAGCCTTTAA